In a single window of the Roseiconus lacunae genome:
- a CDS encoding DUF6677 family protein, with translation MPASQNVIQVDNQKIDLKNRYLAAFLAWLLPGAGHYYQGRHTKGSLYLVCILTTWIVGFALGGGHVVYASWQPGDKRWHYFLQAGVGAAALPALVQGNHMRKATDGGRTKRGYDPLWGGFMAPPHRPVIEDQPDEISAWYAQYGAGYEMGTWYTMIAGLLNILVIYDAYSGPLSVPISGRKKKGKQDDEDDQDTGNDAAGNDTAGSDAVESSTNAGSSQTVSNSKTAEASA, from the coding sequence ATGCCCGCTAGCCAGAACGTGATTCAGGTCGACAACCAAAAAATCGACTTGAAGAACCGATATCTTGCCGCCTTCCTTGCCTGGTTGCTGCCCGGCGCGGGGCACTACTACCAAGGTCGCCATACCAAGGGCAGCTTGTATTTGGTTTGCATATTGACGACTTGGATCGTCGGATTCGCCCTCGGCGGCGGGCACGTCGTGTATGCGTCTTGGCAGCCGGGCGACAAACGCTGGCACTATTTTTTGCAAGCCGGCGTCGGGGCCGCCGCATTGCCAGCGCTCGTGCAGGGCAACCACATGCGAAAGGCAACCGATGGTGGCAGAACCAAACGAGGTTACGATCCGCTATGGGGTGGATTCATGGCGCCACCTCACCGGCCGGTGATCGAAGACCAACCCGACGAAATTTCTGCTTGGTACGCCCAATACGGTGCCGGCTATGAGATGGGCACTTGGTACACAATGATCGCCGGCTTGCTAAACATCTTGGTGATCTACGATGCTTATTCGGGGCCACTTTCGGTCCCGATCAGCGGTCGCAAAAAGAAGGGCAAGCAGGACGACGAAGACGATCAAGACACCGGCAATGACGCTGCCGGCAATGACACTGCCGGCAGTGACGCTGTAGAGTCATCGACAAACGCCGGGTCTTCACAAACTGTTTCGAACTCCAAAACCGCGGAGGCTTCGGCATGA
- the trkA gene encoding Trk system potassium transporter TrkA gives MRVLTLGAGTVGHWIADVLCRRRHDVTVIDTDAERVRQIDSELDVRAIHGNAAHSSVLFQADVFSADICLAVTGDDEANVVSASMAKALGARRSIARVYAPVFREASTFDYQTHFGIDSLLSLEQLSAFELVRAIRNPDAIPLEHFARGHLEVYEVEVESKASAVGVRLRELRLPGSVRIGSIQRDGEMWIASAEDEIHGGDRISMIGVPSDLNKSRAKFTTVSKRRKRNTVLIAGGGEIGFHLARALPASDYRTTILEYDPRRCEQLAKLLPDLTIVNASANNRSVLEDEGGGAADYFVACTGSDESNIMACVEARELGARRVMAVVGRPDYANVVGKLGIDHVVSERDTAARQILGFLNEGPIISHRRLPNGNIGVYELEVVDGAPVTEATLADLPFAGRCLITAIQRDSFIRVPMASDQLKPGDIVVALVDQQHASDCMALFGGRS, from the coding sequence GTGCGAGTTCTGACGCTGGGTGCTGGAACGGTCGGCCATTGGATTGCGGACGTCCTTTGCCGGCGCCGTCATGACGTGACGGTGATCGACACCGATGCCGAACGGGTTCGACAGATCGACAGCGAACTTGATGTGCGGGCGATTCACGGGAACGCCGCCCACAGTTCGGTCTTGTTCCAAGCGGACGTTTTCAGCGCCGACATTTGCTTGGCGGTCACCGGTGACGACGAAGCCAACGTGGTCAGCGCGAGCATGGCCAAAGCGCTCGGCGCTCGGCGCAGTATCGCTCGTGTGTACGCCCCCGTCTTTCGCGAAGCAAGCACGTTTGATTACCAAACCCACTTCGGAATCGACTCGCTCTTGTCGCTCGAACAACTGAGTGCGTTCGAGCTGGTTCGGGCGATCCGCAACCCGGATGCGATCCCACTGGAACACTTTGCCCGGGGACATTTGGAAGTTTACGAGGTCGAGGTCGAATCGAAAGCCAGTGCGGTCGGCGTTCGGCTCCGAGAATTGCGACTGCCCGGAAGCGTGCGTATTGGATCGATTCAACGTGACGGTGAAATGTGGATCGCCAGTGCCGAGGATGAGATTCACGGCGGCGATCGGATCTCGATGATCGGCGTGCCATCGGACCTTAACAAAAGCCGTGCGAAATTCACGACCGTTTCCAAGCGTCGCAAACGAAACACGGTACTGATCGCCGGTGGCGGTGAAATCGGATTTCACTTGGCTCGCGCGCTCCCCGCTTCGGACTACCGGACGACGATTCTGGAGTATGACCCCCGACGCTGCGAGCAACTGGCGAAGCTGCTTCCGGACCTGACGATCGTTAACGCAAGTGCGAATAACCGTAGTGTGTTGGAGGACGAAGGCGGCGGGGCGGCGGATTACTTTGTTGCTTGCACCGGCAGCGATGAAAGCAACATCATGGCCTGCGTCGAGGCTCGCGAATTGGGCGCGCGGCGCGTGATGGCCGTCGTCGGTCGCCCCGACTATGCGAACGTTGTCGGAAAGTTGGGCATCGATCATGTCGTCAGCGAACGCGACACCGCCGCGCGTCAAATCTTGGGTTTTCTCAACGAAGGCCCAATCATCAGTCATCGCCGATTGCCCAACGGAAACATCGGCGTGTACGAACTTGAAGTCGTCGATGGTGCGCCGGTGACCGAAGCCACGCTGGCCGATTTACCCTTCGCCGGACGCTGTTTGATCACCGCGATCCAGCGCGATAGCTTCATCCGTGTCCCGATGGCTTCGGACCAACTCAAGCCTGGCGACATCGTCGTCGCCCTCGTCGATCAACAACACGCCAGTGACTGTATGGCGCTCTTTGGCGGCCGCAGTTAA
- a CDS encoding peptide ABC transporter substrate-binding protein, translating into MAPEVRRGFVVVAALVAIVAVIWAARLDSVPPAEFSLQNGTDPKTLDPHRATGQPESRIVFELFEGLLRMLPEGERDPENGLQPLAPKPAMAESWDVSEDGKTYTFHLRDGIRWSDGTPITAHDFAWSWHRMLHPATACEYGYLISEVRLASEYHNAIVNVGDRVEVELWDRPGETPQGDAAIKHFPRGSMKYGVLREIIKPPRPELPDDASEDDQENAELDWQESWVYVVDVVPMGSDDRPDWDHEPTRERFAASPETVRGDRTITRAHGVMVDFRHEGGAQAIDDRTFVVHLNNSVPYFLNLVAYYPLFPVNQACVETYGAQLWTKAENIVTNGPYRLKFRRLRDRVRVEKNPDYWDADRVGMNTIDFISLESQNTALNMYVTGQLQWINDLPTSVLEELRKRDDFHSAPKLSIYFYKLNHDIPPLDDIRVRQAISMAIDRRQIVEEVTKAGQQPAFSVVPPGLAGYKGVKGLQEDVEKAKTLLAEAGFPGGRGFPKLTLLYNTSETHRPIAEVIQQQLQNNLNIKIELQNMEWGSFTETVQLENYQMARYGWVGDYPDPNTFLDMWVTGNPQSNTNWSNPEYDRLIVESGTEQDPAKRLELLRKAEEILATELPVIPIYFYTSAEMCKPNVIGFAPTAQDLHPLSTLRYADEGETTGH; encoded by the coding sequence GTGGCCCCGGAAGTTCGCCGAGGATTCGTCGTTGTTGCTGCTTTAGTGGCAATCGTTGCCGTCATCTGGGCGGCTCGCCTAGACAGTGTCCCCCCGGCGGAGTTTTCACTTCAAAACGGGACTGATCCGAAAACGCTTGATCCGCATCGGGCGACCGGTCAACCGGAAAGCCGGATCGTGTTTGAGCTCTTCGAAGGCTTGCTACGCATGCTTCCCGAAGGCGAGCGGGATCCCGAGAACGGCCTTCAGCCGCTCGCCCCCAAACCGGCGATGGCAGAATCCTGGGATGTCAGCGAGGACGGGAAGACTTACACCTTTCATTTGCGAGACGGCATTCGATGGTCCGATGGGACGCCGATCACAGCTCATGATTTTGCTTGGTCATGGCACCGGATGCTTCACCCGGCAACGGCGTGTGAGTACGGTTACCTGATCAGTGAAGTGCGACTTGCCAGCGAGTACCACAACGCCATCGTCAACGTTGGTGACCGTGTCGAGGTCGAACTGTGGGACCGTCCGGGAGAGACACCGCAAGGTGACGCGGCGATCAAACACTTCCCACGCGGGTCGATGAAGTACGGCGTCTTACGCGAGATCATTAAACCACCGCGCCCCGAGCTGCCCGACGACGCTTCGGAGGATGACCAGGAAAACGCCGAGCTCGACTGGCAAGAAAGTTGGGTGTACGTGGTCGATGTCGTGCCGATGGGAAGCGACGATCGCCCCGACTGGGATCACGAGCCGACACGCGAGCGATTCGCCGCCTCGCCGGAAACCGTTCGTGGCGACCGAACGATCACCCGCGCCCACGGCGTCATGGTTGACTTTCGACACGAAGGCGGCGCCCAAGCGATCGACGATCGAACCTTCGTCGTTCACTTGAACAACTCGGTGCCCTACTTCTTAAACCTCGTCGCGTACTATCCGCTATTCCCTGTCAACCAAGCCTGCGTCGAAACCTATGGCGCACAGCTTTGGACCAAGGCCGAAAACATTGTCACCAACGGCCCCTACCGACTGAAGTTTCGCCGCCTTCGAGATCGCGTGCGTGTGGAAAAAAATCCCGATTACTGGGATGCCGATCGGGTCGGGATGAACACGATCGACTTCATCTCATTGGAAAGTCAAAACACGGCGCTGAACATGTACGTCACCGGGCAGCTACAGTGGATCAATGATCTGCCCACCTCGGTTCTTGAAGAACTACGTAAACGCGATGACTTTCACAGTGCGCCGAAGCTGTCGATTTACTTTTACAAACTGAACCATGACATTCCGCCGCTCGATGACATTCGCGTCCGCCAAGCGATCAGCATGGCGATCGACCGGCGACAAATCGTCGAGGAAGTCACCAAGGCCGGCCAGCAGCCCGCATTCAGTGTCGTTCCCCCAGGCCTCGCCGGCTACAAGGGCGTGAAGGGACTGCAGGAAGACGTCGAGAAAGCGAAGACGCTGCTCGCCGAAGCCGGCTTCCCCGGTGGACGCGGTTTTCCAAAATTAACGTTGCTCTACAACACCAGCGAAACTCACCGACCGATCGCCGAGGTGATCCAGCAACAACTGCAAAACAATCTCAACATCAAGATCGAACTGCAAAACATGGAGTGGGGTAGCTTCACCGAAACGGTACAGTTGGAAAACTACCAAATGGCACGTTACGGGTGGGTCGGTGATTATCCCGATCCCAATACGTTCCTGGACATGTGGGTCACCGGTAATCCGCAAAGCAACACGAACTGGAGCAATCCGGAATACGATCGATTGATCGTCGAATCGGGAACCGAACAAGATCCCGCCAAGCGATTGGAGTTACTCCGGAAAGCCGAAGAGATCTTGGCGACGGAATTGCCGGTGATTCCGATCTATTTCTATACGTCGGCGGAGATGTGCAAGCCGAACGTCATCGGGTTCGCCCCGACGGCCCAAGACCTTCATCCACTCTCGACGCTTCGTTATGCCGACGAAGGCGAGACGACAGGCCATTAG
- a CDS encoding ABC transporter permease, giving the protein MSQSTTSPDDSASKARPRSANQETLERVLQESREIRGVSLWQDAWNRLRRNRTAMISLWCLLALALAAFLTPLLPLQSPIDKDLNNRRFLSPNLQTVVLGGRPGLKFKDGKLTSELAAFEQSIEEARRELAEETDPKRGQQLVEEIEARIEVEHPFNQMWNNLGGIAWWMCEARVAIFGDFAVPSLFGTDKLGRDLLARVFWGARVSLIVGIVATLVSLIIGVSYGAIAGYFGGRVDTVMMRFVDMLYSIPFIFVVIFLVTFLGEESVKQELASYGIDQIMIFYIVIGAIYWLTMSRVVRGQVLSLRHEQFVEAAKTVGASSWRIVFRHLVPNVLGVVIVYLTLTIPSVMLFEAFLSFLGLGVSPPDVSWGLLLNDGVEALSIVKVFWWVVVFPGGALAATLFALNFLGDGLRDALDPRMKNRD; this is encoded by the coding sequence ATGAGTCAATCGACCACTTCACCAGATGATTCAGCATCCAAGGCACGTCCACGTTCGGCGAATCAAGAAACGCTCGAACGCGTGCTGCAGGAATCGCGCGAGATCCGCGGGGTCTCGCTATGGCAGGACGCTTGGAACCGTTTAAGACGCAATCGCACGGCGATGATCTCGCTATGGTGTCTGCTGGCTTTGGCGCTCGCCGCGTTTTTGACCCCGCTGCTGCCACTGCAGAGTCCGATCGACAAGGACCTCAACAACCGGCGTTTTTTGTCGCCCAACCTACAGACGGTGGTCCTCGGTGGCCGTCCGGGTTTGAAATTTAAAGACGGTAAATTGACTAGTGAACTCGCCGCTTTCGAGCAATCGATCGAGGAAGCACGACGCGAACTCGCCGAGGAAACCGATCCCAAACGCGGTCAACAATTGGTCGAAGAAATCGAAGCTCGGATCGAAGTCGAACACCCCTTCAATCAAATGTGGAACAACTTGGGTGGCATCGCTTGGTGGATGTGCGAGGCACGGGTCGCGATTTTCGGTGACTTTGCGGTCCCCAGTTTATTCGGCACCGACAAATTGGGACGCGATTTATTGGCCCGAGTATTTTGGGGGGCGCGTGTGTCATTGATCGTTGGGATCGTCGCGACACTGGTCAGCTTGATTATCGGGGTCAGCTATGGGGCGATCGCGGGATACTTTGGCGGCCGGGTCGACACCGTCATGATGCGGTTCGTCGACATGTTGTATTCGATCCCCTTTATCTTCGTCGTGATCTTCCTGGTCACGTTTTTGGGAGAGGAATCGGTCAAACAAGAATTGGCCAGCTACGGCATCGATCAGATCATGATTTTCTACATCGTGATCGGTGCGATTTACTGGCTGACGATGTCACGCGTCGTCCGCGGGCAAGTGTTGTCGCTCCGGCATGAACAATTTGTCGAAGCGGCGAAGACAGTGGGCGCCTCCTCGTGGCGGATCGTCTTTCGGCATCTGGTTCCCAATGTCTTAGGCGTAGTGATCGTTTATCTGACACTGACCATCCCTAGCGTGATGCTGTTCGAAGCCTTCTTGTCGTTCCTCGGACTTGGGGTTTCGCCACCGGATGTCTCCTGGGGACTTTTGCTCAATGACGGTGTCGAAGCACTCTCGATCGTCAAAGTGTTTTGGTGGGTGGTGGTCTTTCCCG
- a CDS encoding ABC transporter permease, which produces MRDLLGYLLKRLSWMLLTLWAVYTVSFVLMRSVPGNPFSGERSVPPSIERQLKARYNLDAPPLQQYWDYLVGVVTRFDLGWSTRLEDYSVNQVIAEGFPVSATLAIFALVFAIIFGVTAGVISAVYRRSAADVMLMAAAVFGIAVPNFVIASLAILLFVFMIQIFPAGGWGTLSQVALPAFCLGLPVAAYIARLTRTGMLEMLTRDHVRTAFAKGLPKRTVILRHVLPGALLPVVSYLGPAVARVLTGSLVLEKIFALPGMGSHFINAATQRDYTLAMGMVLTYTVLLFMMNTLVDLAYAIIDPRVKLQ; this is translated from the coding sequence ATGAGAGATTTGCTCGGATATCTATTGAAGCGTCTGTCATGGATGCTATTGACGCTGTGGGCGGTCTACACCGTGTCGTTCGTGTTGATGCGAAGCGTTCCCGGAAATCCCTTTAGCGGTGAACGCAGCGTACCGCCGTCGATCGAACGACAATTGAAAGCCCGCTACAACCTGGACGCCCCTCCGCTCCAGCAATACTGGGATTACCTTGTCGGCGTGGTCACCCGATTTGACCTCGGCTGGAGCACACGTCTGGAAGATTACAGCGTCAACCAAGTCATCGCCGAAGGCTTTCCAGTCTCGGCGACATTGGCAATCTTTGCGTTGGTGTTCGCGATCATCTTTGGGGTCACCGCCGGGGTGATCTCGGCGGTCTATCGACGCTCGGCGGCCGATGTGATGTTGATGGCGGCGGCGGTGTTTGGGATCGCCGTTCCAAACTTTGTGATCGCAAGTTTGGCGATCTTGCTGTTTGTGTTCATGATTCAAATCTTTCCCGCCGGCGGTTGGGGGACACTCAGTCAAGTTGCCCTGCCGGCGTTTTGTTTGGGGCTACCGGTTGCGGCTTACATCGCCAGACTGACGCGGACGGGGATGCTTGAGATGCTGACTCGCGATCACGTGCGCACCGCATTTGCCAAAGGCCTGCCCAAACGAACGGTGATCTTGCGGCACGTCCTTCCCGGTGCCCTGTTACCGGTGGTTTCTTATTTGGGGCCGGCGGTCGCGCGAGTCCTGACGGGATCGCTGGTACTGGAAAAAATCTTTGCCCTGCCAGGCATGGGAAGTCACTTCATTAACGCGGCGACGCAACGCGACTACACGCTGGCGATGGGCATGGTGCTGACTTACACGGTGTTGCTTTTCATGATGAACACACTGGTTGACCTTGCGTACGCGATCATCGATCCGAGGGTGAAACTGCAATGA